Below is a genomic region from Pseudarthrobacter sulfonivorans.
GACCTGCCGGCGTGATGCCGAACAGTGCCCCGGGGGCCCAGGTCTCGCCGTATTCGGCCACGGCGCCCTTGACGGTGCCCCGCCATGCGACGGCTCCAAGGGAACGGGCGCGGAACCGGTCACCGAACATCCGCTGCCGGGTGCGGCTGAACGTGCCGTCTGCACCGACCACCAGCTCCGCATCGTCCAGCTGTTCGGCCTCGATGACATGCGTGTTGAAGCTGACGTCGATGTCCCGGGCAAGCGCGGCGAGCAACGCGGGCCGGGAGACCAGGTTCACGTCGGCGCCCCCGGGGGCTGTCAGCAAGGTCCGCCCCGCCGGCGTCCACAGTCGGGTTCCTGCGCCAGCAGCAATATGCGCCCAGCCGACAGTGCGGCGCGAGGCGTCAACACCAATACCATCGAGGGCCTTCATGGCGGCCGGCCACATGCCCAGCATGGTGCCCGACGTCGGCAGGGCCGCAGCCTGCTCCAAGACTGTCACTGACCAGCCGTGACGCTTCAGGGCCCGTGCCGTGCTCAGGCCGCTGATGCCCGCGCCGATGATGACCGCTGAATGTCCCACGCCTCAAGGCTACAGACCCCACCCAGCTGGTCATTCGTCCCGTTTGGGTGGACGGGTACGCTGGGATGACCGTTAGGCGGTGTGCGGTGCCCGTCCAGCTGGGCGTGGAACCACCCCAGCATCCCGGAGGTGTTCAAATGGCTGCGCGAGCCCCCTCAACTATGAAACCGCCGACATCACGCGGCACATCCAGGACCTCGTGTTGAATTCCACGGCCCTGCCCGGCTTTCTAGAGAACCTGGCGGTCTTCTGCGCGGACGAGCTATCGCGTTTTTCCGGGGATGTGTCCTGCGGAATCACGGTGCTCCGGCCGTCGGGTGCTCCCGTGATGAGTGGCTCTGACCAACGCAGCCGAACCCTTGAGGATTCTCAGACCAGATACCGTGAACGGCCGGAAGTGCTCGCCTCGTTGGAGGTAGGAATCGTCACGGTCACGGACCTGAGGTCCTAGTACTACAGTCGCGTTTGTGGGGTGTGGCCGCGGGATTTGTAGTGGCATTGCTGGGCTCTGTGTTGGTGTTTTCGTCGCCAGAGTGAGCAGCGGATGACGTGTCGGTGGTCTGGTTCCCGGCGCCAGGCAATCCGTGTGATGAGGTGCCTGATTTCGGGCAGTGAGAGCCTTACCAAGTGCTCGGCGCTTGGATCTGGGCCCCCTTTTTTGAGCGGATGACACTGAGGAAGGCGTGGGCGAACATGGACAGGGTGATGTGCCTGTACCAGCCGGTGTACTGCCGTACCTGGTAGTGGTCAAGCCCGGTTTCGCCCTTGGAGGTTTGGAAAGTTTCCTCGATGGCCCAGCGGGCTCCGGCAACCCGGGCCAGTTCGATCAGGGTGACGTTTTCCGGCGTGTGGCAGATGAAGTAGGCAAGGTCCGTGGGGTCTTTCAGGGAGCGGCGGGCCAGCAGCCAGTGCTCACCGGTCTCG
It encodes:
- a CDS encoding FAD-dependent oxidoreductase, with translation MGHSAVIIGAGISGLSTARALKRHGWSVTVLEQAAALPTSGTMLGMWPAAMKALDGIGVDASRRTVGWAHIAAGAGTRLWTPAGRTLLTAPGGADVNLVSRPALLAALARDIDVSFNTHVIEAEQLDDAELVVGADGTFSRTRQRMFGDRFRARSLGAVAWRGTVKGAVAEYGETWAPGALFGITPAGPDATNWYACIRADRTFDGPHLPHVVNHFGTWHRGVGELIGTIEENAILHHGLFEAPKLHSFVAGKTALVGDAAHAMAPFLGRGACEAIVDGATLGRSVAQASSVEAGLAVFDKERRARTQRLVLASRLMGKFAMLDAGSGIRNAAVGAVDRLVKPRPRRDPTLPRH